GATATGTACGATCTTCGATTTGACTGGATTCCTGCTTATTACCATGGAGAGGATTTGGCTGGTCTTATGCGTACTACTTCGAGATGTGAAAGCGAGAATTACTTCTTTGGTCAGATTTGCAATCCAAGATGTACACTTATTGAATTTTTCACTCATTTTGAGACTGCAATGGATATTCAAAGGCATGAGCATAGGAGGAATGATCATGATACAAGGTATATTGAGTCTAAGCCCTGGAGTGACTTTGTATTGGAGAAACAAGCATCAGAAATATACACCAAAACAATTTTTAAGGATATTCAGATTGAAATTGATGCTGCCATTACAAAGTGTATGTCAAAGTCTCTTGATATTGTGGGTGATGTTCAATATTTTGAAATAAAGGATTTCAGACAGCCATGCACATCTTTTTTGAaggtattttttaaatttatatatttttaaatatctATTGCGTTTTATTATTCCATCATTCATTGCGTTTTAtcattatatgaaaatatagttTTATCTGTATTATAATTAAGATTCATtgcgttttatatttaatttcACTAATTTTATATAGCTTTTTAATCTTATTTACAGGTGCAATACAGCAAACAAGAAGATGGATTAACAATAAGTTGTTCTTGCAAACGGTTTGAACAATTTGGTATATTATGCCGGCATATATTTTACGTTTTACGGTATGATGATATAAATGAGTTTCCTAGAAGATATGTTCATAGAAGATGGATGAGAGATGTTGTTTCTGTTGGATCAAATCATTCAAATATTCGGTTTGATGAAATTGGTAGGAATAGTGAAATTgataaagtttatagagaaatcGTTGTTGCAAATGAGTATGTGGTTAATAGGCTGGTTGGCGATATAGATGAGTTGTGTCGTTACAGGGAtcatattaaaagttatattgaTAAAGCGGATGAGGTTATGGTTGCTGCGCCGCCTCCTAGTCGCAAAGAAAGATTTGCTGAAATTGGAGGGAACATAGAAAAATCAGATTCTATTATTCGTGTGCCGATCAAAACAAGGACCAAAGGATGCGGTGTACAAAAAAGGATCAAGTCAAATCGTGAGATTGCAATTCAGAAATCATCAAAGATCCAGAAATCGTGCCGTGTATGTGGTGAAAAAGGACATAACAGTCGCACATGTAAAGATAAGGTTTCTTCTAATGCTATAGGTTCTAGCAATGCAATGTAATTATGTATAGAAATTCTGACAAAATCAGATatcaataagtaaaaaaaaatttgtcaTTGCGTTTTATGATGTATATGTTTCATCTCATTTTATTACTGAGTTTTATAATATCCATCATATTTATCAGTATGTTTTGGTTAATTGCGTTTTATCATACCAACAATATATTGTAATTGCGttttatacatgaacaatataatttaaattgtATTTTTTGATTAATGCGTTTTATTGTAACATAGATCATAGAACAAATTAAACACGAAATGATGACAACACTAAGATTCCAAAAGGGATTTCAAAATCACATGACAGCTTTTTTTGGAAAGTTGCGTTTTATGATAACAGTATATTGTTATTCCGTTTTATAGATAGAACAATATActttaatatgttttttttttattattgcgTTTTATTGTAACACATATTAAACataaaattaaacaagaaattCAAGTAGATATAATAAACATTGCGTTATATAGATAATGATAGTTCTAAACAAAGATGATTTTTTCAAgcaacaaaaataacaaaaataactAGCATGATCAGCTTCATGGATCAAAGTTTGTTTCTTCATCGGATGAAAACCCTAAGCTTCCATCAGGGATTTCTTCATCACTTTCAGATTCAACCCAAAGTTCAACCTGTGAGAGTACTGCGTTTTGAAGCTTCTCTGCAAATTTGCTAGCAGAGTTGTTGATGATTGGTATTTCGGATAACTGCTTCAAAAAACTTATATCCTCACTGGTAGATATGTCCTTTGGGTCATACATCTCCACCTCACCATCGTCCCAAGTCACTGAAACTTTGAAAGTTTCTTCAATGAACTCCCAAGATGTAACCTGGGCATCTTCAGTTTCTGTTTGATTCGGATTACCATATCTTTTGTGTAGAATTCTGAACAGTGCGGCTGTTTGATCTGTGTAACAAGAAGGTGGTATACCTATTTCGTTCAtccttttcaaaacattttcattgCAGTTTTGAAGGACAGAAGCAACGGaatggtattttattttttttccatcAAGGAATTGAAGAAAGAAATTGCCTCTTTTAACCCACCAAACTGATAGTTGTTGATTAtccattttagggtttgtgtgtgttgggtATTTTGGTGTTTTTTGGTGTATGATGAGAGAAATGTGAAAATAGTTTAGGGTTTCTGTTCTTATATAATCTACTGGTAGAGGAATTTGAATCAATTTgtcttaataataataatgattattttttatttttttcttttaattgatATTTCCATCATATATACAGTATTTATATCAGGAATCTAAAAGGCTTTTTAAGGCTTTTGGTCTAATCATTTCTTGTCATTAAGATATcagtttattttatttgttttttgtattttataaatttaaaaaaaaa
The sequence above is drawn from the Helianthus annuus cultivar XRQ/B chromosome 12, HanXRQr2.0-SUNRISE, whole genome shotgun sequence genome and encodes:
- the LOC110896494 gene encoding protein FAR1-RELATED SEQUENCE 2-like encodes the protein MDIQRHEHRRNDHDTRYIESKPWSDFVLEKQASEIYTKTIFKDIQIEIDAAITKCMSKSLDIVGDVQYFEIKDFRQPCTSFLKVQYSKQEDGLTISCSCKRFEQFGILCRHIFYVLRYDDINEFPRRYVHRRWMRDVVSVGSNHSNIRFDEIGRNSEIDKVYREIVVANEYVVNRLVGDIDELCRYRDHIKSYIDKADEVMVAAPPPSRKERFAEIGGNIEKSDSIIRVPIKTRTKGCGVQKRIKSNREIAIQKSSKIQKSCRVCGEKGHNSRTCKDKVSSNAIGSSNAM